The region AGCTTTCAGGGCCGGCCCTTTCTGGGCGGCCTGGTTGGTCAGCTCTATGTTGTTAGGAAAGGAGGAGGCAGCAGCCAGATCCGGATAGCCCGCAAAAATATCCTTTAGTTTTGCAACCTTTTCCACAGGAAGCGCGTTGCTGCATATTTTAAATACCGTGACATCATCGGGCAGATCTTTAAGAGAAGAAAGAAATGTAGTTGTTTCCATCCGTTTTTGCACCGCTTCTTCAATCTCCTGGGAAATGACGTCAGAGGACCCCGGCTTACCGCTTAAAAAGGAGTACAATTCCTTAAGTCTCCGGCCTTCCGTGGCATTGGTATACCGCCCGTGGGAGGTGAGGATATCCATATCTGCCTGCTGTGAATTAAGGATCCGTTCAATATCCACCAGATTCTGGGAGGAAAGAGGGATCTCATTGAGAGTTTCGCCATCCTGACTGTATACGGCAGCTCCGCTTAAGCAGATGTAGCTGCATGAGATATCACAGGTCTCCATAGCTGTTCTGGCATCTTCATAATCACGTCCGCTGCAGATTAAAAATTCTATTCCGGCGCTTTTAAGCCTGCGGATTGCATCTGCATTGGCTTTAGAAATTTTGGTCTGAGGGTCTAAAAGGGTGCCGTCCATATCGGAGGCGATCAGTCGGATGCTCATGTCAGGTAATCTCCTTTTTCTGTTAATATATTCGTATGCTTATACTAAGCTTATCTTATATTCACCGGTTCGTCAATGGAGAGGGGCCGGATAGACCTCTTTTCATCAGATTGCATATCCAGACAATGGTTTTTACTTTTCTTTTTTACAAACCCCACATATCTGATTCTCCCATACTGGATTTTCCGCCGGCTTCAGGCAGCTTATTTCCTGTGCTTGGCATCTGCCTCCGTTTGGCGGCGCCTGTTTTTTCCGGCCATACCGGACTTACAGGAAGGATTTCATAAGCTGTTTTTCAGGCTTTTGCCGGCAGCGCAGTTTCTTGAATACAATAATTTGCACAATTCTTTATAGAGGAAAAAAATAATAAATCTAAATAGTATCTATTTAAATCAAAAAATCTTATCTTATTTTATATATTTTGCACTTAAAAAAACGAATTTTAGAAGAAAACCCATTGACAACTTGGCAGCCAAGTGATATTCTAATGCCAACAACTTGGCTGCCAAGTTAAAAACAATTAAAATACAGCATCAGGAGGAGAAGATGGAAAAGGTAAAGATGATGCATATCGGGATTTCCAAAGGCGATGTGGGGCGGTATATTTTTCTGCCGGGAAGTCCGGAGCGGGCGGAAAAGATCGCTTCATATTTTGATCACCCAAAGGAAATTGCATACAATCGTGAGTTCAGGACCTTTGTAGGAGAATTGGACGGTATAAGGGTGGCTGTTACCAGCACGGGTATCGGAGGACCTTCCGCCGCAATAGCCATGGAAGAGCTTACCCAATGTGGCGGGGATACCATGCTGCGTGTCGGTTCTGGGGCTTCCACCTCACCAAAGGTGAAGACAGGAGATATTGTAATTCCCAACGGAGCCATAAGAATGGAAGGCGTGGGGAACCATTACCTGCCGGTGGAATTTCCTGCTGTTCCGGATTTTTTCATGATCAAAGAGCTGGAGGAAGCTTCTAAAAGACTGAACATGCCATACAATGTGGGAGTTACCATTACAAAGGCCTCCTTTTACAGTCAGACACAGCCAGAGAAAAAACCGGTAAAGGATGAGCTCCTTCATAAGTGGAGCGCATACGAGGCAGGCGGAGCCACCTCTACCAGCATGGAATGCTCCACCTTGTTTCTGGTTGCGGCCAGCTTAGGTATCCGGGCGGCCTCTGTTTTGGTAAGTGCCACCGATTATAAAAATACTTCGCAAGAGGACAGGGTACCCCTTACGGAATTGGAGAACCGGGTGATCCTGGTTGGTATAGAGGCGATGAGAGCTATCATAAAAAAAGATTTGGAGGGGTGAATGGTATGATGGACTTCAACAGGCTGCCGCTTTTAGGAGAGGACATATCAGAGAATCTGGTGATGCCAAACTATGTAAAAATTTATGATATTATTTTCAATTTGATCGTAGAAGGCGTTATCAAAGCAGGAGATGTTGTTCCCAGTGAAAATAAGCTGGCTGATTACTGGAAGGTCAGCCGCGGCACAGTCAGAATGGCCATGAGAAAGCTGGAAGAGGATGGGTACATAAATAAAACCCAGGGAAAACAGGCAGTGGTTGCAACACATGCACTGCAATACAAGGATGGTTTCCAGTGGCTGTTTAATCCTTGCATTGAAAATTGTGTGGATGCTATTGATGAAATCAGGATATCAGTCCAGTACCAGCCCTGCGGCGTTTACGTCGCCCATGAACTGGGATATAAAAAGCCGGGAGATTTAATGGTTTTTACCAGCACGGATTATTTTTCCAATGGACGCCAC is a window of [Clostridium] saccharolyticum WM1 DNA encoding:
- a CDS encoding Cof-type HAD-IIB family hydrolase, with amino-acid sequence MSIRLIASDMDGTLLDPQTKISKANADAIRRLKSAGIEFLICSGRDYEDARTAMETCDISCSYICLSGAAVYSQDGETLNEIPLSSQNLVDIERILNSQQADMDILTSHGRYTNATEGRRLKELYSFLSGKPGSSDVISQEIEEAVQKRMETTTFLSSLKDLPDDVTVFKICSNALPVEKVAKLKDIFAGYPDLAAASSFPNNIELTNQAAQKGPALKAYAESKGISLKDVMVLGDSDNDLSMFTPEFGWTVAMENAMPCIRDAAKYHTKSNSEDGVAWAIHRLVFREDMQA
- a CDS encoding nucleoside phosphorylase produces the protein MEKVKMMHIGISKGDVGRYIFLPGSPERAEKIASYFDHPKEIAYNREFRTFVGELDGIRVAVTSTGIGGPSAAIAMEELTQCGGDTMLRVGSGASTSPKVKTGDIVIPNGAIRMEGVGNHYLPVEFPAVPDFFMIKELEEASKRLNMPYNVGVTITKASFYSQTQPEKKPVKDELLHKWSAYEAGGATSTSMECSTLFLVAASLGIRAASVLVSATDYKNTSQEDRVPLTELENRVILVGIEAMRAIIKKDLEG
- a CDS encoding GntR family transcriptional regulator yields the protein MMDFNRLPLLGEDISENLVMPNYVKIYDIIFNLIVEGVIKAGDVVPSENKLADYWKVSRGTVRMAMRKLEEDGYINKTQGKQAVVATHALQYKDGFQWLFNPCIENCVDAIDEIRISVQYQPCGVYVAHELGYKKPGDLMVFTSTDYFSNGRHMANTVTIFDAEHIEKFQLDMKDTEKMKEFSTYGLYRLAKRAKTVFNVLNADADSYITGVNKNEPVIIVEEILVDEGDRQLSYAKHQLLGSKYRFSMERKSHL